The Natrinema saccharevitans genome includes the window CGGCCTCGAACCCGGCGATCGGGTGGTCCTCGAACCCGAGGGCAACGAGTGAGACGGGGCCGTCAGCCGTCGGCCGGCCGCGGTTGCTGTCGCGCCGGATCGATCACGATCTCACCGTCGGCATACACCGTCACGCCACACTGCGAGAACGTAAACGACACCGAGCCGTCACCGACCCGTGACTCGTTCCCCTGCCAGTGGACGAACAGGGCGTTCAGCGCGTCCGGATCGATACACTCCGAGAGCGCCTCGAGATCGTCGGGTTCGACGCCGAGAACCGACGAGACGGTCACGAGCAGGGCCGTACTCACCGGTTCGTAGACGCGATCGTCACACCAGGTGTGGTAGGTCTCGCGGTC containing:
- a CDS encoding HalOD1 output domain-containing protein, translating into MSGTAPRDALTPIGDSDGRTVYYDEDRETYHTWCDDRVYEPVSTALLVTVSSVLGVEPDDLEALSECIDPDALNALFVHWQGNESRVGDGSVSFTFSQCGVTVYADGEIVIDPARQQPRPADG